A window from Drosophila kikkawai strain 14028-0561.14 chromosome 2L, DkikHiC1v2, whole genome shotgun sequence encodes these proteins:
- the LOC108079660 gene encoding glutathione S-transferase C-terminal domain-containing protein homolog yields the protein MDQLYLEIEISTQNAVTTIYTSVSSFLALYTHRYISPKNVQVNFVNSKIEGGRIALRSSQLRKELTEQHITCREAATLPAIRDLKLPIYEKDGNTYIAGTCAVCRELIARQPNEELKKLLGFKGSCLLAPSEASIWTRFCELDVVEVVSGLHNGEILESVPPEVVRFEQHMNEPVRMHNIYKQAREQANQTENGDKVKKRDRVEIKCTTPKEQLLIEHRFAEGISFTIADLILYPLLKIVFQHCGQMLPHFPLTSTWFSEIDSFDDSCARILDELYVPHIVKTPPGDLGIPDCEATSLYKADPKRYKPRNRIYTSQSEVEAALGKLSPLQLHFSSDSEENYGQQIIDWEQIEPTHAKSSALPKERLERKRQQLENMANAVVSLAQSGDRIVDFCSGTGHLAILLALKLPQCTVIVMENKAFSLSQAQKRALELGLSNCVFYQCNIDYFVGDFDIGASLHACGTATDIVLQQCRRVKAHFACCPCCYGSLQPMPHISYPLSKAFRGVLDSKDYLYIAHAADQAHEMGTTNCKPETTLQGLRCMSVVDTDRQLQAEEAGYQVIFTRLKPEQCTPKNHLLVGRFVKTELN from the exons ATGGATCAGCTTTACCTGGAGATTGAAATCAGCACACAGAACGCGGTTACAACCATTTACACGAGCGTGTCTTCGTTTCTGGCCTTGTATACACACCGCTACATCAGCCCCAAAAATGTGCAGgttaattttgttaattcgAAAATCGAGGGCGGTCGAATAGCTTTACGCAGCTCCCAGCTGAGAAAGGAGCTAACGGAGCAGCACATAACCTGCCGGGAGGCAGCCACTCTCCCAGCGATTAGGGATCTAAAGTTGCCCATCTACGAGAAGGATGGAAATACCTACATAGCGGGTACCTGTGCCGTTTGCAG AGAGCTTATAGCCCGGCAACCCAATGAGGAACTCAAGAAACTCCTGGGCTTCAAGGGCAGCTGCCTTTTGGCGCCCTCCGAGGCCTCCATTTGGACTAGATTCTGTGAGCTGGATGTGGTGGAGGTGGTCAGTGGCTTGCACAATGGTGAGATCTTGGAGTCGGTGCCACCCGAGGTTGTGAGATTCGAACAGCACATGAACGAACCTGTGCGGATGCACAACATCTACAAGCAGGCCAGGGAGCAGGCCAATCAAACGGAGAATGGCGACAAAGTCAAGAAGCGAGATCGCGTGGAGATCAAGTGTACCACGCCCAAGGAGCAGCTGCTCATAGAGCATCGATTTGCCGAAGGCATTAGCTTCACCATAGCCGATCTCATCCTGTATCCCCTGCTGAAGATTGTCTTCCAGCATTGCGGCCAGATGCTGCCGCATTTTCCACTCACCAGCACCTGGTTTAGCGAG ATTGATTCCTTTGATGATAGCTGCGCCAGGATCCTGGATGAGCTCTATGTGCCTCATATAGTAAAGACGCCGCCTGGGGACCTGGGGATACCCGACTGCGAGGCCACCAGTCTGTACAAAGCGGACCCCAAGCGCTACAAGCCCAGGAATCGCATCTACACCAGTCAGTCGGAGGTGGAGGCGGCTCTGGGAAAGCTCTCCCCTTTACAGCTACACTTCAGCTCGGATTCCGAGGAGAACTATGGCCAGCAGATCATCGACTGGGAGCAGATAGAGCCCACTCATGCCAAGAGCTCTGCCCTGCCAAAGGAGCGACTGGAACGCAAGCGCCAGCAGCTGGAGAATATGGCCAATGCGGTTGTCTCCTTAGCTCAATCCGGTGACCGGATTGTGGACTTTTGCAGCGGCACTGGCCACCTGGCCATTTTGCTGGCCCTCAAGCTGCCCCAGTGCACGGTGATTGTGATGGAGAACAAGGCGTTCTCGCTCAGTCAGGCCCAGAAGCGAGCCCTGGAGCTGGGTCTGAGCAACTGCGTCTTCTACCAATGCAATATAGACTACTTTGTGGGTGACTTTGACATTGGAGCCTCGCTGCATGCCTGCGGCACGGCCACCGACATTGTCCTGCAGCAGTGTCGTCGCGTTAAGGCGCACTTTGCCTGCTGTCCCTGCTGTTATGGCTCCCTGCAGCCCATGCCGCACATCTCTTACCCTCTGAGCAAGGCTTTTCGTGGGGTTTTGGACTCGAAGGACTACCTGTACATTGCCCATGCGGCGGATCAGGCCCATGAGATGGGCACCACCAACTGCAAGCCGGAGACCACGTTGCAGGGCTTGCGCTGCATGTCCGTGGTGGACACGGATCGCCAGCTGCAGGCTGAGGAGGCGGGCTACCAGGTGATATTCACGCGCCTGAAGCCGGAGCAGTGCACGCCAAAGAATCATCTGCTAGTCGGACGTTTTGTCAAAACAGAACTGAACTGA
- the LOC108079550 gene encoding homocysteine S-methyltransferase, producing the protein MGLTRVLVKDGGFGTQMTVHVGNSVDGDPLWSARFNATDPAAIISTHLDFLQNGADIILTNTYQSSVEGYMEYLELDEEQSIELIRNTVRLAHIAKERYLTECYQAQLAVPEGYPLIIASIGPYGAHLHDGSEYTGSYADYVPAKEITDWHRVRIEACLEAGVDALAIETIPCLMEAEALVEMLCDDYPDVKFWVAFQCKDESTLAHGETFAEAANAIWDLLAERNAQDKCLAIGVNCVHPKFVTPLFKSLNGERGADEQIPLVVYPNSGEVYDVVNGWQGREHCVPLANYVPEWAGLGAKVIGGCCRTYARDIRHIGEAIRNWNKVNKLS; encoded by the exons ATGGGACTGACGCGCGTGCTGGTTAAGGACGGTGGCTTTGGCACCCAAATGACCGTCCATGTGGGCAACTCCGTGGATGGGGATCCGCTGTGGAGTGCCCGTTTCAATGCCACCGATCCGGCAGCCATCATCAGCACTCACCTGGATTTCCTGCAGA ATGGAGCCGACATCATACTGACAAACACCTATCAGTCCAGTGTCGAGGGTTACATGGAGTATCTGGAACTGGATGAGGAGCAGAGCATCGAGCTGATAAGGAACACGGTCCGGCTGGCTCATATAGCCAAGGAGCGTTATCTGACGGAGTGTTATCAGGCACAGCTGGCGGTGCCGGAGG GTTATCCCCTGATTATCGCCTCCATTGGACCCTATGGCGCCCATCTGCACGATGGCTCCGAGTATACCGGCAGCTATGCTGACTATGTGCCCGCCAAGGAGATCACCGACTGGCATCGCGTGCGTATTGAGGCTTGCCTGGAGGCTGGAGTGGATGCTCTGGCCATTGAAACCATTCCCTGCCTAATGGAGGCCGAGGCCTTGGTGGAGATGCTCTGCGATGATTATCCCGATGTCAAGTTCTGGGTTGCCTTCCAGTGCAAGGATGAGAGCACCTTGGCTCATGGCGAAACCTTTGCGGAGGCAGCCAATGCCATTTGGGATCTGCTGGCGGAGAGAAATGCCCAGGACAAGTGCCTGGCCATTGGAGTAAACTGTGTCCACCCGAAATTCGTGACTCCCTTGTTCAAAAGCCTCAATGGAGAGCGCGGAGCGGATGAGCAGATTCCTCTGGTGGTTTATCCCAACAGCGGAGAGGTCTACGACGTGGTCAACGGCTGGCAGGGAAGGGAGCACTGTGTTCCTTTGGCCAACTATGTCCCAGAGTGGGCGGGGCTGGGAGCCAAGGTCATTGGAGGATGCTGTAGAACCTATGCGAGAGATATCCGGCACATTGGCGAGGCCATCCGCAACTGGAACAAGGTGAACAAGCTGTCTTAG
- the Nedd8 gene encoding NEDD8, whose protein sequence is MLIKVKTLTGKEIEIDIEPTDKVDRIKERVEEKEGIPPQQQRLIFSGKQMNDDKTAADYKVQGGSVLHLVLALRGGGHSILIF, encoded by the exons ATGCTGATCAAAGTGAAG ACCCTGACTGGCAAGGAGATCGAGATCGATATCGAGCCCACGGACAAGGTGGATCGCATCAAGGAGCGcgtggaggagaaggagggcATTCCGCCGCAGCAACAGCGTCTGATTTTCTCCGGCAAGCAAAT GAACGATGACAAGACTGCGGCGGATTACAAGGTGCAGGGCGGCTCTGTCCTCCACTTGGTTTTGGCTCTGCGAGGCGGCGGCCATTCCATCCTGATATTTTAA